In a single window of the Deinococcus misasensis DSM 22328 genome:
- a CDS encoding amino acid transporter, protein MPKTKMPSRPQSPLMKWLLQGQNQNIEGPFEAESKAEKHTHPWYQVMCLTGVDYFSTLGYQPGIAALAAGALSPFATLVLVIVTLFGALPMYRRVAEESPHGDGSISMLERLLSFWQEKFLVLILIGFALTGFIITITLSAADATAHIIENPLVPKSLDHPVPMTLLLIALLGGVFLKGFKEAIGIAIFLVVLYLGLSGVVIVEGFYNMSQHPEYFQNWTERVFQSHNWWSVFGTSLLLFPYLALGLSGFETGVLVMPQIRGKAGDTPQKPTGRIQNGKKLLTGAAVIMSVMLLCSSIVTTMLIPAAEFQPGGEANGRALAYLAHEHFSTWFATLYDISTILILWFAGSSAMAGLLNIVPRYLPKYGMAPEWTLASRPLVLIFTTIAFVVTIIFKADVNAQAAAYATGVLALMGSAAIATTLSAKHKKQKLLTFFFGLVTVVFAYTIAVNVFKDLGGLKIAGFFIVLITITSLISRVFRATELRVTEVTLDAEAMRFVREEARHNHGRIRIIANRKNAGDEREYRLKEAQVRDDTHIPEDDVVLFLEVSIDDASDFAHRLDLQGVQVGPHRILRGTSSSIPNALAASLLHIRDQTGRIPHIYFGWTEGNPVLYLLRFILFGEGDIAPVTREILRKAEPDPQHRPYVHVGG, encoded by the coding sequence ATGCCGAAAACCAAAATGCCTTCCCGCCCACAGTCGCCCCTCATGAAGTGGCTGCTGCAAGGCCAAAACCAGAACATTGAAGGCCCCTTCGAGGCCGAAAGCAAAGCCGAAAAACACACCCACCCCTGGTACCAGGTGATGTGCCTGACCGGGGTGGACTACTTTTCCACCCTCGGATACCAGCCAGGCATTGCAGCTCTGGCGGCAGGGGCACTCAGCCCGTTTGCCACACTGGTGCTGGTGATCGTCACCCTGTTTGGGGCGCTTCCCATGTACCGCCGGGTTGCCGAAGAATCCCCGCACGGAGACGGATCCATCAGCATGCTGGAAAGGCTGCTCAGCTTCTGGCAGGAAAAATTTCTGGTGTTGATCCTGATTGGCTTTGCCCTGACCGGGTTCATCATCACCATCACCCTGTCGGCAGCGGACGCCACCGCCCACATCATCGAAAACCCTCTGGTGCCCAAATCGCTGGACCATCCGGTACCCATGACCCTGCTCTTGATTGCCCTTTTGGGAGGGGTCTTCCTGAAAGGCTTCAAAGAGGCCATCGGCATCGCCATTTTTCTGGTGGTCTTGTACCTCGGGCTCAGTGGGGTGGTCATTGTCGAAGGCTTCTACAACATGTCCCAGCACCCCGAGTACTTCCAGAACTGGACCGAGCGGGTGTTCCAGTCCCACAACTGGTGGTCCGTTTTTGGAACCAGTTTGCTGCTGTTTCCTTACCTGGCTCTGGGGCTCTCGGGATTTGAAACCGGCGTGCTGGTGATGCCCCAGATTCGAGGCAAAGCCGGGGACACCCCTCAAAAACCCACCGGGCGCATTCAGAACGGCAAGAAATTGCTGACCGGCGCAGCCGTGATCATGAGCGTGATGCTGCTCTGTTCAAGCATCGTCACCACCATGCTGATTCCAGCAGCAGAGTTCCAACCCGGCGGAGAGGCCAACGGGCGCGCTCTGGCTTACCTTGCCCACGAGCACTTCAGCACCTGGTTTGCCACCCTGTACGACATTTCGACCATTCTGATCCTGTGGTTTGCAGGCTCCAGTGCCATGGCCGGCCTCCTGAACATCGTGCCCCGCTACCTGCCCAAATACGGCATGGCCCCCGAGTGGACGCTGGCCAGCCGTCCTCTGGTCCTGATTTTCACCACCATTGCTTTTGTGGTGACCATCATCTTCAAAGCCGATGTGAACGCACAAGCCGCCGCTTACGCCACGGGCGTGCTGGCCCTGATGGGTTCCGCTGCGATTGCCACCACCCTGTCTGCCAAACACAAAAAGCAGAAACTGCTCACCTTCTTCTTCGGGCTGGTCACGGTGGTTTTTGCCTACACCATCGCGGTCAACGTCTTCAAAGACCTCGGGGGTCTGAAAATCGCCGGGTTCTTCATCGTGCTGATCACCATCACTTCCCTGATTTCACGGGTGTTCCGGGCCACCGAACTCCGGGTCACCGAAGTCACTCTGGACGCCGAAGCCATGCGTTTTGTGCGTGAAGAGGCCCGCCACAACCACGGCAGAATCCGCATCATTGCCAACCGCAAGAACGCCGGAGATGAACGCGAGTACCGCCTGAAAGAAGCGCAGGTCCGCGACGACACCCACATCCCCGAGGACGATGTGGTGCTGTTTCTGGAAGTCAGCATCGATGACGCTTCCGACTTTGCACACCGTCTGGATTTGCAGGGGGTGCAAGTGGGACCGCACCGCATTTTGCGGGGCACCAGTTCCAGCATTCCCAACGCTCTGGCGGCCTCCCTGCTGCACATTCGCGACCAGACTGGACGGATTCCGCACATTTACTTCGGCTGGACCGAAGGGAACCCGGTCTTGTACCTCCTGAGGTTCATCCTCTTCGGAGAAGGAGACATTGCCCCAGTCACCCGGGAAATCCTGAGAAAAGCCGAACCCGATCCCCAGCACCGTCCTTACGTGCACGTCGGAGGTTGA
- a CDS encoding globin domain-containing protein: protein MTVLTARHITLIQRTFHDLIPQDPEMEVFFGDIFYRKLFAINPELRPLFHIGIAEQAHRLVTMLRWMVEHIPSEQEFHTQVAALGTRHVGYGVLPEHYMQVGEALIWVFQETMAEDFTPELKQAWLEVFQTITETMQGQEAPR, encoded by the coding sequence ATGACGGTCCTGACTGCCCGGCACATCACCCTGATTCAGCGCACGTTCCATGACCTGATCCCACAAGACCCCGAGATGGAAGTGTTCTTCGGAGACATCTTTTACCGGAAACTCTTTGCCATCAACCCCGAGTTGCGTCCCCTCTTTCACATTGGCATTGCCGAGCAAGCCCACCGTCTGGTGACCATGCTGCGCTGGATGGTGGAGCACATCCCTTCTGAGCAGGAATTTCACACGCAGGTGGCCGCTCTGGGCACCCGCCATGTGGGGTATGGGGTGCTGCCCGAGCATTACATGCAGGTTGGAGAGGCCCTGATCTGGGTCTTTCAGGAAACCATGGCCGAGGATTTCACCCCTGAACTCAAGCAGGCCTGGCTGGAGGTTTTTCAGACCATCACCGAAACCATGCAGGGGCAGGAGGCACCCAGATGA
- a CDS encoding ABC transporter ATP-binding protein: MLRPPSVSNGKPAPLGRQSFSQLQRLLKYARPYMTGLVVAGVASLVSTAFNLMFPQLVGRLIDASFLEANLNQLNRILPILLGVFAGQAVFTGVQNYLIARAGESVVADLRKGLYQHLLGLSSKFFENNRTGDITSRLTSDISTVQSVVSTTLVQVFTMPIVLLGTLAILFFTNWKLSLLILSVVPAVALVARMLGKQIRQMSKAFQDQVAKANAHAEETLSGVRVVQSFTAEAFEASRYNTLIGASLKVALKRGMISAVLGPIILFSLFTALALVLWYGGRLVATQEISPGQLLTFVLYTFNIAGTVGTLTSIFAQVQSALGASSRIFELMDTQTDLPDPAHPKVLAHVTGTVKFEGVSFGYGDRGEVLHNLNLQASSGEVVAIVGPSGSGKSTLVSLIPRFYDVTAGQILLDGTDIRELALQDLRNQIGIVPQETLLFSGSITDNIRYGHFDASEEQVLQAAQAANAHEFIQRFPEGYQTVVGERGVKLSGGQRQRIAIARALLKNPRLLILDEATSSLDSESETLVQEALNTLMQGRTTFVIAHRLSTIRNADRILVLDQGRIVQEGKHEELLALGGLYRDLYELQFKNNPYLA, from the coding sequence ATGTTGCGCCCTCCTTCCGTTTCCAATGGCAAACCCGCACCACTGGGCCGCCAGAGTTTCTCTCAATTGCAGCGTTTGTTGAAGTACGCCAGACCCTACATGACCGGTCTGGTGGTGGCAGGGGTGGCCAGTCTGGTGTCCACCGCTTTCAATTTGATGTTCCCTCAACTGGTGGGTCGCCTGATTGACGCTTCTTTTCTGGAAGCCAACTTGAACCAGCTGAACCGCATCCTGCCCATTTTGCTGGGGGTTTTTGCAGGTCAAGCGGTGTTCACAGGGGTGCAGAATTACCTGATTGCCCGGGCCGGAGAAAGCGTGGTGGCAGACCTGCGCAAAGGGCTGTACCAGCACCTGCTGGGCCTCTCTTCAAAGTTCTTTGAGAACAACCGGACCGGAGACATCACCAGTCGGCTCACTTCGGACATTTCCACGGTGCAGTCGGTGGTGTCCACCACACTGGTGCAGGTGTTCACCATGCCAATTGTGCTGCTGGGCACGCTGGCGATTTTGTTTTTCACCAACTGGAAGCTGTCCCTGTTGATCCTGTCGGTGGTGCCTGCGGTGGCTCTGGTGGCCCGCATGCTGGGGAAACAAATCCGGCAGATGTCCAAAGCTTTTCAGGATCAGGTGGCCAAAGCGAACGCCCACGCCGAAGAGACCCTCTCTGGGGTGCGGGTGGTGCAGTCTTTCACCGCAGAAGCCTTCGAAGCCAGCCGTTACAACACCCTGATCGGGGCTTCTCTGAAAGTGGCCCTGAAGCGCGGCATGATCAGCGCTGTGCTGGGACCGATCATCCTCTTCTCGCTTTTCACGGCACTGGCTCTGGTGCTGTGGTACGGAGGGCGTCTGGTGGCCACGCAAGAAATCAGCCCCGGCCAACTGCTGACTTTTGTGCTGTACACCTTCAACATCGCGGGAACGGTGGGCACCCTGACCAGCATCTTCGCGCAAGTCCAGAGCGCTCTGGGGGCCTCCAGCCGAATTTTTGAATTGATGGACACCCAGACCGACCTGCCCGATCCTGCCCATCCCAAAGTGTTGGCCCATGTGACCGGCACCGTGAAATTTGAGGGGGTCAGCTTCGGATATGGGGACCGGGGTGAGGTGCTGCACAACCTGAATTTGCAGGCCAGCAGCGGTGAAGTGGTTGCCATCGTTGGCCCGAGCGGTTCAGGCAAAAGCACCTTGGTGTCCCTGATCCCGAGGTTTTACGACGTGACAGCTGGCCAGATTTTGCTGGACGGCACCGACATCCGCGAACTGGCCTTGCAGGATTTGCGAAACCAGATTGGCATTGTGCCTCAGGAAACCCTGCTGTTCTCTGGGAGCATCACCGACAACATCCGCTATGGGCACTTCGATGCTTCCGAAGAACAGGTCTTGCAAGCTGCGCAGGCCGCCAACGCCCATGAATTCATTCAGCGTTTCCCTGAAGGGTACCAGACGGTGGTCGGAGAACGGGGCGTCAAGCTCTCTGGAGGCCAGAGGCAGCGCATTGCCATTGCCAGAGCGCTCCTCAAAAACCCAAGGCTTTTGATTCTGGACGAGGCCACCAGTTCTCTGGACTCCGAATCGGAAACACTGGTGCAAGAGGCCCTCAACACCCTGATGCAAGGCCGTACCACCTTTGTGATTGCCCACCGCCTGTCCACCATTCGCAACGCTGACCGCATTCTGGTGCTGGATCAGGGACGCATCGTGCAGGAAGGCAAACACGAAGAATTGCTGGCTCTGGGGGGACTGTACCGGGACCTGTACGAACTGCAATTCAAGAACAACCCTTACCTTGCTTGA
- a CDS encoding DUF4385 domain-containing protein: MPRTKLKASSTRLTTPNKKFDYSLDYPNLNLREHPELYRVGVGEQGVLLVEPYKSEILPLWRFKDPETARESSEQIHTLFLKYLADHDFVGADMARKFLQMGYTRARRYANHRSGRKYDPKTGEVLPLETDPVKAEAAEIFKKVWHTARDHLEYQALLKDHKNRYG; this comes from the coding sequence ATGCCCCGCACCAAGCTGAAAGCGTCCAGCACACGCCTGACCACCCCCAACAAGAAGTTTGATTACTCGCTGGATTACCCCAACCTGAACCTCAGGGAGCACCCTGAGCTGTACCGGGTCGGGGTGGGTGAGCAGGGGGTGCTGCTGGTTGAGCCATACAAATCTGAAATTCTGCCCCTCTGGCGTTTCAAAGATCCAGAAACTGCACGTGAGAGCAGCGAACAGATTCACACCCTGTTTTTAAAGTATCTGGCCGACCATGATTTTGTGGGGGCAGACATGGCCCGCAAATTCCTGCAGATGGGTTACACCCGCGCAAGGCGTTACGCGAACCACCGCTCAGGTCGCAAGTACGATCCGAAAACCGGCGAGGTTTTGCCTCTGGAAACCGATCCCGTCAAGGCGGAAGCCGCCGAGATTTTCAAGAAGGTCTGGCACACCGCAAGGGACCATCTGGAGTATCAGGCCCTGCTGAAAGACCACAAAAACCGATATGGCTGA
- a CDS encoding AfsR/SARP family transcriptional regulator encodes MTLRVQLLGPFRVWFQESALPDKTLNRKKVRSVFKMLALHPEHRLQKDRLIEELWAELEPEQGAAQLYNALYNLRKAFQPFQGIEVGLSRGEIVLSAEGGVLVDALDFEKITLTALKSRAFQDLLTAVNLWTGDFSPEDLYDDWSEPYRMRFTDLRLQLLLVLGEEALQQGNLDRAQQAFSSVLEVFPASEGAHLGLMRICFLLKNRDHLIKQHERYTTSTFEELGEGPAKHVQEAFESMKAELEKVPVVLPQSITVQLPGRAAELEQLHTLHQQGARLITIVGMGGQGKTRLAHTFSESLHLHSLFISAAQCKTLEDLLERLRLDLQVKEETASVLDVLLSRGKVLLVLDNVEQVLGLENWLQQALDRLPELTVVCTSRRTLNVPQEKLLELQGLRDRDAIDLFCSVARKTRTDFVCTPQDQEVIRTLCQHLGGSPLGIELAAGWVRLMEVQDILNEMQEGLDFLDAGTPKSLMQVLKGTWERLNEHEQEALKALSTFAEGFTVLQAKNTFQIRPPVLLSLSQLGLVNKQDMTLSLHPLIRQLARSHLPENSPHLEAHARHHLEVLSRNHLILNGADRPAYLTALEHTRHMMPDVLLAMQYSQTHLPELFMEACPAFSEACLFSFLSVSGLQMLQQAQQHPRADVQSVVHLCLGEMHVWLGDVVTGLACIEKCDPTQLPESLRFRWYLHRGLIAERKGQFQESLEWMQQGLNVATTEAAQGRLYMQMGDAYAAKSRFQEASEAYTKAGMLTVTQNNPRLYASWIMRLGTLAGRTENWSTAEERFLKAIEAFKALEDTGNLNRAINNLSMVYLNTGRYEEARDQVLGSLARARLFHSPGTLTALLNNLSVASLACGDLKTALESSQESLKICRESGFSRRIPSCLLHLADIHLASREPELARMVHLEARPLFQGWNPLSQLDNLMGAAWASTELGDVALAEELLQEAESLVSQHPSRLFRFLATRAHLQTRTGHPDGFKTVQQALKTCNPVKDVLSLGWLLPAVMAVLPEPQVQSFASLLLGSQKVYWLHKKWASQIGATPAEGSFESWLEQVQGTPTRTQANT; translated from the coding sequence ATGACCTTGCGTGTGCAGCTTCTGGGGCCTTTCCGGGTGTGGTTTCAGGAAAGTGCACTGCCGGACAAAACCCTCAACCGCAAGAAGGTGCGTTCGGTCTTCAAAATGCTGGCCTTGCACCCGGAGCACCGCCTCCAGAAAGACCGCCTGATCGAGGAACTCTGGGCAGAACTCGAACCCGAGCAGGGGGCCGCGCAGCTGTACAACGCCCTGTACAACCTCCGCAAAGCCTTCCAGCCGTTTCAGGGCATCGAGGTGGGCCTCTCTCGGGGCGAAATTGTGCTCAGTGCAGAGGGGGGCGTGCTGGTGGATGCCCTCGATTTCGAAAAAATCACCCTGACCGCCCTCAAAAGCCGGGCTTTTCAGGACCTCTTGACGGCGGTGAACCTGTGGACCGGAGATTTCAGCCCGGAAGACCTGTACGACGACTGGAGCGAGCCTTACCGCATGCGCTTCACCGACCTGCGCCTGCAACTCTTGCTGGTGCTCGGGGAGGAAGCGCTTCAGCAGGGCAATCTGGACCGGGCACAGCAGGCTTTTTCCAGCGTTCTGGAAGTCTTTCCGGCCAGTGAGGGGGCACATCTGGGCCTGATGCGGATCTGCTTCCTGCTGAAAAACCGGGACCACCTGATCAAACAGCACGAGCGGTACACCACCAGCACTTTTGAAGAACTGGGAGAAGGCCCAGCAAAACACGTTCAGGAAGCCTTCGAATCCATGAAAGCAGAACTGGAAAAAGTGCCTGTGGTCCTGCCCCAGAGCATCACGGTTCAGCTTCCGGGTCGGGCAGCAGAACTTGAGCAGTTGCACACCCTGCACCAGCAGGGGGCCAGACTGATCACCATTGTGGGAATGGGCGGGCAGGGGAAAACCCGTCTGGCCCACACCTTCAGCGAAAGCCTGCACCTGCATTCACTCTTCATCTCGGCGGCCCAATGCAAAACCCTTGAAGACCTGCTGGAACGCCTGCGTCTGGATTTGCAGGTCAAAGAGGAAACCGCCAGTGTGCTGGACGTGCTGCTCTCCAGAGGAAAAGTCCTGCTGGTGCTGGACAACGTCGAGCAAGTGTTGGGTCTGGAAAACTGGTTGCAGCAGGCCCTGGACCGCCTGCCCGAGTTGACGGTGGTCTGCACCTCCCGCAGGACCCTGAATGTGCCTCAGGAAAAGCTGCTGGAACTTCAGGGCCTCAGGGACCGTGACGCCATAGACCTGTTTTGCAGTGTGGCCCGCAAAACCCGCACAGATTTTGTGTGCACACCTCAGGATCAGGAGGTCATCCGAACCCTCTGCCAGCACCTTGGAGGCTCCCCTCTGGGCATCGAACTGGCTGCAGGATGGGTGCGCCTGATGGAGGTGCAAGACATCCTGAACGAAATGCAGGAAGGGCTGGATTTTCTGGATGCAGGCACCCCCAAAAGCCTGATGCAGGTCCTGAAAGGCACATGGGAGCGCCTGAACGAACACGAGCAGGAAGCCCTGAAAGCCCTGAGCACCTTTGCAGAAGGATTCACGGTGCTGCAAGCCAAAAACACCTTTCAGATTCGGCCTCCAGTGCTGCTTTCCCTGTCACAGTTGGGTCTGGTGAACAAACAGGACATGACCCTGAGTTTGCACCCACTGATCCGGCAACTGGCCCGCAGCCACCTTCCAGAGAACAGCCCCCATCTGGAAGCCCATGCCCGGCACCATCTGGAAGTGCTGTCCAGAAACCACCTGATCCTGAACGGTGCAGACCGCCCGGCTTACCTGACCGCTCTGGAACACACCCGGCACATGATGCCAGACGTGCTGCTCGCCATGCAGTACAGCCAGACCCACCTTCCAGAGCTGTTCATGGAAGCCTGTCCTGCTTTCAGTGAAGCGTGCCTGTTTTCTTTTTTGAGCGTCTCGGGTCTTCAGATGCTGCAACAAGCCCAGCAACATCCCAGAGCGGATGTGCAAAGCGTGGTGCACCTGTGCCTCGGGGAAATGCACGTCTGGCTGGGCGATGTCGTCACAGGCCTGGCGTGCATTGAAAAGTGCGATCCCACCCAACTGCCCGAAAGCTTGCGTTTCCGCTGGTACCTGCACCGGGGTCTGATTGCTGAACGCAAAGGGCAATTTCAGGAAAGTCTGGAGTGGATGCAGCAAGGCCTGAACGTCGCCACCACCGAAGCGGCGCAAGGTCGGCTCTACATGCAGATGGGAGACGCTTACGCTGCCAAAAGCCGTTTTCAGGAAGCTTCAGAAGCCTACACCAAAGCAGGCATGCTGACGGTCACCCAGAACAATCCCCGCCTGTATGCCTCATGGATCATGCGGCTCGGGACACTGGCCGGGCGCACCGAAAACTGGTCCACCGCAGAAGAACGTTTCCTGAAAGCCATCGAAGCGTTCAAAGCACTGGAAGACACCGGAAACCTCAACCGGGCCATCAACAACCTGAGCATGGTGTACCTGAACACCGGGCGCTACGAGGAAGCCAGAGATCAGGTGCTGGGTTCTCTGGCACGGGCACGGCTTTTTCACAGTCCGGGCACCCTGACTGCACTGCTGAACAACCTCAGTGTGGCGAGTCTGGCCTGCGGAGACCTGAAAACCGCTCTGGAAAGCAGTCAGGAGTCCCTGAAAATTTGCCGCGAAAGCGGGTTTTCACGGCGCATTCCCTCTTGCTTGCTGCATCTGGCCGACATCCATCTGGCGTCCAGAGAACCCGAACTGGCCCGCATGGTGCACCTTGAAGCCCGTCCGTTGTTTCAGGGCTGGAATCCGCTCAGCCAACTGGACAACCTGATGGGGGCAGCCTGGGCCAGCACCGAACTGGGAGATGTGGCTCTGGCAGAAGAACTCTTGCAGGAGGCCGAATCACTGGTGTCGCAACACCCCTCCAGACTGTTTCGTTTTCTGGCCACCCGAGCCCACCTGCAAACCCGCACAGGCCATCCTGATGGCTTCAAAACCGTGCAGCAGGCACTCAAGACTTGCAACCCAGTCAAAGATGTGCTCTCTCTGGGATGGCTGCTTCCTGCAGTGATGGCCGTTTTGCCCGAGCCGCAAGTCCAATCTTTTGCAAGTCTGCTTTTGGGATCACAGAAGGTGTACTGGCTCCACAAAAAATGGGCTTCACAAATTGGGGCAACTCCAGCAGAAGGCAGTTTTGAAAGCTGGTTGGAACAGGTGCAAGGCACACCGACCAGAACGCAAGCCAACACCTGA
- a CDS encoding response regulator transcription factor, with protein MQTLTKTSPLILVVEDEPEMLELMEAYLRRDGFRTEHAMDGERALDLFRAAQPDLVLLDIQLPRLSGFDVLKTIRHKHLTPVIMVTARAEDLDKLLGLELGADDYVVKPFSPREVVARVKAVLRRTQQQTQSVIRLGLLEIDSNAMVARMDGLRLDLTPAEFRLLEYLARHPGRACSRAELLEASLPNSDALERVVDTHLKNLRRKLEQTGAVGMLETVRGVGYRLWLDH; from the coding sequence GTGCAAACGTTGACCAAGACCAGTCCACTGATTCTGGTGGTGGAAGATGAACCCGAAATGCTCGAACTGATGGAAGCCTACCTGAGAAGGGACGGGTTCCGCACCGAGCATGCCATGGATGGCGAACGGGCCCTCGACCTGTTCCGGGCCGCCCAGCCGGATCTGGTGCTTCTGGACATCCAGTTGCCACGCCTGAGTGGTTTTGATGTGCTGAAAACCATCCGTCACAAGCACCTGACCCCGGTGATCATGGTGACCGCCAGAGCCGAAGACCTCGACAAACTGCTGGGTCTGGAACTCGGGGCAGACGATTACGTGGTCAAACCCTTCTCGCCCAGAGAGGTGGTTGCGCGGGTCAAAGCGGTGCTCAGGCGCACCCAGCAACAAACCCAGAGTGTGATCCGTCTTGGCTTGCTGGAAATCGATTCGAACGCCATGGTGGCCCGCATGGACGGGCTGCGCCTTGACCTGACCCCTGCTGAATTTCGCTTGCTGGAATACCTCGCAAGGCATCCGGGCAGGGCCTGCTCCAGAGCGGAACTGCTGGAGGCTTCGCTGCCCAACTCGGACGCTCTGGAACGGGTGGTGGACACCCACCTGAAAAACCTGCGCCGCAAACTGGAGCAAACCGGAGCGGTGGGCATGCTGGAAACCGTGAGGGGGGTGGGGTACCGACTGTGGCTCGACCACTGA
- a CDS encoding extracellular solute-binding protein — MRKHTLVLLALAAAGSAQAATLTVSCFTNMNQAIEAAIPLWKKQHPDVDIKVSALAYGDHHNGLTTALASGNGAGDVACVEVGFVAKFGESGGLEDLLKAPYNAKQYQSKVTGYAWAQSTNPDGGMYVFPADIAPGTLFYRADVLQKAGVTTSALTKSWDSYLDAGKKIKDKTGAYLLHNAGFLAQAYIRARVESGESLYFDAKGQPLLNSPRFVQALTLAKKARDLKLDANIAEWSPEWTDMLNKGQIATQPFGAWFEGTMRGMVPETAGKWRSIDLPEQSYATWGGSFLAIPKQSKNKALAWEFLKFFALNKEVQLNSFKVNSSLPSLKSAQSDALFRQPVDFLGGQVARPMWVRAANKVKSVESHRLESVASDAFTAALNQVLNDGKSIKAALDDAQNQLVRRLNR; from the coding sequence ATGAGAAAACACACCCTTGTTTTGCTTGCTCTGGCTGCTGCAGGAAGCGCACAGGCCGCCACCCTCACCGTCAGTTGCTTCACCAACATGAATCAGGCCATCGAAGCCGCCATTCCCCTCTGGAAAAAACAGCACCCCGATGTGGACATCAAAGTCAGTGCTCTGGCCTACGGCGACCACCACAACGGCCTGACCACCGCTCTGGCCTCTGGAAATGGTGCCGGAGATGTGGCCTGCGTCGAGGTGGGCTTTGTGGCCAAATTTGGTGAGTCCGGCGGTCTGGAAGACCTGCTGAAAGCCCCTTACAACGCCAAGCAATACCAGAGCAAAGTCACGGGTTATGCGTGGGCACAATCCACCAACCCGGATGGAGGCATGTACGTGTTCCCAGCAGACATTGCCCCCGGCACCCTGTTCTACCGTGCGGATGTGCTGCAAAAAGCTGGCGTCACCACCTCTGCCCTCACCAAAAGCTGGGACAGTTATCTGGACGCTGGCAAGAAAATCAAAGACAAAACCGGCGCATATCTCCTCCACAACGCAGGATTTCTGGCACAGGCCTACATCCGTGCCCGGGTGGAAAGCGGAGAAAGCCTGTACTTTGATGCCAAAGGGCAGCCCCTTCTGAACAGCCCACGTTTCGTGCAGGCCCTGACCCTCGCCAAGAAAGCCCGCGACCTGAAACTCGATGCCAACATCGCCGAATGGTCTCCCGAGTGGACCGACATGCTGAACAAAGGGCAGATTGCCACCCAGCCTTTCGGTGCATGGTTCGAAGGCACCATGCGTGGCATGGTCCCCGAGACCGCAGGCAAATGGCGTTCCATCGACCTGCCCGAGCAAAGTTACGCCACCTGGGGCGGCAGCTTTCTGGCGATCCCCAAGCAAAGCAAAAACAAAGCTCTGGCGTGGGAATTCCTGAAATTCTTTGCCCTGAACAAAGAGGTGCAACTGAACTCCTTCAAAGTGAACAGTTCCCTCCCCTCCCTGAAATCCGCTCAATCGGATGCACTGTTCCGTCAACCTGTGGATTTCCTGGGTGGTCAGGTGGCCCGTCCCATGTGGGTGCGTGCTGCAAACAAGGTGAAAAGCGTGGAATCCCACCGCTTGGAGTCGGTGGCCAGTGACGCTTTCACCGCGGCCCTCAATCAAGTTCTGAACGATGGAAAGTCCATTAAAGCTGCTCTGGACGATGCACAAAACCAACTGGTTCGCAGGCTGAACCGCTGA